The Nocardioides ochotonae genome segment AGTGGAGCCTGCTGGGCGGCAAGGGTGAGTACGTCGGGCTGGACAACTACCGCGCGGTCTTCGATGACCGCTACTTCTGGCGCGCGCTGCGCAACACCATCAGCATCTTCCTGCTCTCCTCGATCCCGCAGGTGCTGATGGCGCTGCTGCTCGCCGGGCTGCTCGACAGCAACCTGCGGGGGCGGACCTGGTGGCGGATGAGCATCCTGCTGCCCTTCGTGGTCGCCCCGGCCGCCGTCGCGCTGATCTTCGGCAACCTGTTCGGCGACCGCTACGGCCTGGTCAACGGCGCGCTCGGGCTGATCGGCATCGACCCGATCGCCTGGCACGTCGACACGCTGCCCAGCCACATCGCCATCGCCTCGATGGTCAACTGGCGCTGGACCGGCTACAACGCGCTGATCCTCCTGGCCGCGATGCAGGCGGTCCCCCGCGACCTCTACGAGTCCGCCGCCATCGACGGCGCCGGCAAGGTGCGCCAGTTCTTCTCCGTCACCGTGCCGATGGTCCGCCCGACGCTCATCTTCGTCATCATCACCTCGACCATCGGCGGGCTGCAGATCTTCACCGAGCCGCGGCTCTACGACAACGTCGGGCTCGGCGGCTCGGACCGGCAGTGGCAGACCGTCACCCTCTACCTGTGGGAGCTCGGCTGGCGGCTGCGCAACCTCGGCACCGCCTCCGCGGTCGCCTGGCTGCTGTTCGGGCTGATCGTGCTGGTCGCGCTGGTGAACTTCCTGATCTCCCAGCAGGTGGGCCGGGCCTCCGGCGGCCGGGCCCGCCGGCGCCGACGTCGTACGGAGGTCCCCCGATGACCCGCCGCCCCGGATTCCTCGTCTACGGCCTGCTGACCGCGTTCGTGCTCGGCTCCGCCGGGCCGCTGTACTGGTCGCTGATCGTCGGCTCGCATGAGGCCGACGTGGCCACCGAGCGGATCCCGCCGATGCTGCCCGGCGGGCACTTCTTCGACAACGCCCAGCGGGTCTTCGAGACCGTGGACTTCTGGAAGGCGCTCGGCAACAGCCTGCTGGTCTCGACGGTGTGCGCCACCTCCGTGGTGTTCTTCTGCACCCTGGCCGGCTACGCCTTCGCCAAGCTCCAGTTCCGCGGCCGCAACGGGCTGATGGTCTTCGTGGTCGCGACGATGGCGGTGCCGACCCAGCTCGGGGTGATCCCGCTGTTCATCCAGATGGCCAAGCTCGGCTGGACCGGGACCGTGTGGGCGGTCATCGTCCCCACGCTGGTCACCGCCTTCGGCGTGTTCTTCATGCGCCAGTACCTCCTCGACGCCGTCCCCGACGAGCTGATCGAGGCCGCCCGCGTGGACGGCTGCTCGATGATCCGCACCTTCTTCAACGTCGCGCTGCCCGCGGCGCGACCGGCGGCGGCGATCTTGTGGCTGTTCACCTTCATGACGGTGTGGACCGACTTCTTCTGGCCGATGATCGTGCTGCCGGCCACCAACCCCACCGTCCAGATCGCCCTCCAGCAGCTCCAGAGCGGGTACTACGTCGACTACAGCCTGGTGCTCTGCGGGGCCGTGCTCTCGACGGTGCCGCTCCTGGTGCTCTTCGTCCTCTCCGGTCGGCAGCTCGTCGCCGGGATCATGCAAGGAGCAGTCAAGGGATGACCGACCTCCAGACCACCCCGGCCCGCACCCTCACCTTCCCCGCCGACTTCGCCTGGGGCGCGGCGACCGCGTCGTACCAGATCGAGGGCGCAGCCCGCGAGGACGGCCGGACGCCGTCGATCTGGGACACCTTCTGCCGGGTGCCCGGGGCGGTGGCGGGTGGCGACCACGGCGACGTGGCCTGCGACCACTACCACCGGATGCCCGAGGACGTCGCGCTGATGAAGACGCTGCACCTGGACACCTACCGGTTCTCGGTGGCCTGGCCGCGGGTGCGACCCGACGGCGGGCCGGTCAACCCCGCCGGGCTGGACTTCTACTCCCGGCTGGTCGACGAGCTGCTCGAGGCCGGGATCCGGCCGTGGCTGACGCTGTACCACTGGGACCTCCCCCAGGCCCTGGAGGACGCCGGCGGGTGGACCGCCCGCGACACGGCGTACCGGTTCGCCGAGTACGCCGTCAGCGTCCACGACGCGCTGGGTGACCGGGTGCCGGCGTGGACGACGCTCAACGAGCCGTGGTGCTCGGCGTTCCTCGGCTACACCGGCGGCCAGCACGCGCCCGGCCGGCAGGAGGGGGTCGCCGGGCTGGTGGCCACGCACCACCTGCTGCTCGGGCACGGCCTGGCCGCCGACGAGCTGCGCCGGCGCGGGGTCGGCGCGGACGGCGCTGTCGGCACCGAGCTGGGGATCACCGTCAACCTCACCGTCGCCGACCCGGCCGACCCGGGCGACCCGCGCGACGTCGACGCCGCGCGGCGCATCGACGCGCTGCACAACCGGGCGTTCCTCGACCCGCTGCTCACCGGCCGCTACCCCGCCGACCTGCTGGGCGACACCGAGCACCTGCGCTGGCGCGACCGCGGCTGGCAGGCGTTCGTCGAGGACGGCGACCTGGCGCTGATCGCCACCCCGCTCGACGTGCTCGGGGTCAACTACTACAAGGGCGACGCGGTCGCCGCGCGGCGCGACCCCGACGGCCCGACGCCGCACGCCGGCCCGGCGGAGCGGCCGACGAGCACCCCGTTCGTGGGCTGCGAGGACGTCAGCTTCCCCAGCCGGGGGCTGCCGGTGACCGCGATGGGCTGGGAGGTGCAGCCCGAGGGGCTGACCCGGCTGCTGGTGCGGCTCAGCACCGAGTACGACGCGCCGCCGCTGGTGGTCACCGAGAACGGCTCGGCCTACACCGACGTGGTCGGCCCGGACGGCGAGGTGCACGACCCGGAGCGGACCGCCTACCTGGAGGAGCACCTGCGCGCCATCCACGCGGCCATCGAGCAGGGTGCCGACGTGCGGGGCTACTTCGCCTGGTCGCTGCTGGACAACTTCGAGTGGGCCTACGGCTACGACAAGCGCTTCGGGCTGGTGCACGTCGACTACGCCACCCAGCGGCGCACCCCGAAGACGAGCGCGCTCACCTACGCGGAGATCGCCGCGTCCGGCCGGATCGGTGGCCGGTAGGTTGGCGCGCGTGAACGGTGCGAGCCCCGGGCCGGGCCCCGGCGGCTCCCCCACCCTCGACGAGGTCGCCCGGCTGGCCGGGGTGTCCCGCGCCACCGCCTCCCGCGCCATCAACGGCGGCAACCGGGTCAGCCCGACCGCGCGCGCGGCCGTCGACGCCGCGGTGCGCAGCCTGGGGTACACGCCGAACCCGGCAGCGCGCAGCCTGGTCACCCGGCGTACCGACTCGGTCGGGCTGGTGGTCCCGGAGCCCGACGACCGGCTGTTCTCCGACCCGTTCTTCCCGCGCACGCTGCGCGCGGTCAGCGCGGTGCTGGCCGAGCGCGACCTGCAGCTGGTGCTGCTGCTGGCGCGACCGGGCGATGAGGAGCAGCGGATGCTGCGCTACCTGCGCAACCGCCACCTCGACGGCGCGATCGTGGTCTCCCACCACCGCAGCGACAGCCTCGCCGACCACCTGGCCGCGCTCGACCTGCCGTGCGCGTTCGTGGGCCGGCCGTGGACGAGCGCGGACAAGGTCGCCTACGTCGACACCGACAACGTCGCCGGCGGCCGGGTGGCCACCGAGGTGCTGCTGGAGCGCGGCTGTCGCCGGATCGCCACCATCGCCGGGCCGGCCGACATGACCGTGGGCGTGGACCGCCTCGAGGGCTGGTGCGCCGCGCTGCGCACCGCGGGGCAGCCGACCGACGCCGTCGAGCACGGCGACTTCACCGAGGCCGGCGGCGCCGCCGCGGCCACCGCGCTGCTGGAGCGCCACCCCGACCTCGACGGGCTGGTCGTCGCCTCGGACCTGATGGCGGCCGGTGCGCTGACGGTGCTCGCCGCCCGCGGGCTGCGGGTGCCCGAGGACGTCGCGGTGGTCGGCTACGACGACCTCGGCGTCGCGGAGCGCACCACCCCCGCGCTGACGACGATGCGCAACCCGATCGGCGAGATGGCCGAGCAGGCCACCCGCCTGGTGCTCGAC includes the following:
- a CDS encoding carbohydrate ABC transporter permease, yielding MSLHPPPAPAGDVDTTASPAGTTPGAGRPRRRLTARQRLSRWDVRLSPYLYISPFFVLFLVVGMFPLLYTGYVSLHEWSLLGGKGEYVGLDNYRAVFDDRYFWRALRNTISIFLLSSIPQVLMALLLAGLLDSNLRGRTWWRMSILLPFVVAPAAVALIFGNLFGDRYGLVNGALGLIGIDPIAWHVDTLPSHIAIASMVNWRWTGYNALILLAAMQAVPRDLYESAAIDGAGKVRQFFSVTVPMVRPTLIFVIITSTIGGLQIFTEPRLYDNVGLGGSDRQWQTVTLYLWELGWRLRNLGTASAVAWLLFGLIVLVALVNFLISQQVGRASGGRARRRRRRTEVPR
- a CDS encoding carbohydrate ABC transporter permease; translated protein: MTRRPGFLVYGLLTAFVLGSAGPLYWSLIVGSHEADVATERIPPMLPGGHFFDNAQRVFETVDFWKALGNSLLVSTVCATSVVFFCTLAGYAFAKLQFRGRNGLMVFVVATMAVPTQLGVIPLFIQMAKLGWTGTVWAVIVPTLVTAFGVFFMRQYLLDAVPDELIEAARVDGCSMIRTFFNVALPAARPAAAILWLFTFMTVWTDFFWPMIVLPATNPTVQIALQQLQSGYYVDYSLVLCGAVLSTVPLLVLFVLSGRQLVAGIMQGAVKG
- a CDS encoding GH1 family beta-glucosidase, translated to MTDLQTTPARTLTFPADFAWGAATASYQIEGAAREDGRTPSIWDTFCRVPGAVAGGDHGDVACDHYHRMPEDVALMKTLHLDTYRFSVAWPRVRPDGGPVNPAGLDFYSRLVDELLEAGIRPWLTLYHWDLPQALEDAGGWTARDTAYRFAEYAVSVHDALGDRVPAWTTLNEPWCSAFLGYTGGQHAPGRQEGVAGLVATHHLLLGHGLAADELRRRGVGADGAVGTELGITVNLTVADPADPGDPRDVDAARRIDALHNRAFLDPLLTGRYPADLLGDTEHLRWRDRGWQAFVEDGDLALIATPLDVLGVNYYKGDAVAARRDPDGPTPHAGPAERPTSTPFVGCEDVSFPSRGLPVTAMGWEVQPEGLTRLLVRLSTEYDAPPLVVTENGSAYTDVVGPDGEVHDPERTAYLEEHLRAIHAAIEQGADVRGYFAWSLLDNFEWAYGYDKRFGLVHVDYATQRRTPKTSALTYAEIAASGRIGGR
- a CDS encoding LacI family DNA-binding transcriptional regulator, which encodes MNGASPGPGPGGSPTLDEVARLAGVSRATASRAINGGNRVSPTARAAVDAAVRSLGYTPNPAARSLVTRRTDSVGLVVPEPDDRLFSDPFFPRTLRAVSAVLAERDLQLVLLLARPGDEEQRMLRYLRNRHLDGAIVVSHHRSDSLADHLAALDLPCAFVGRPWTSADKVAYVDTDNVAGGRVATEVLLERGCRRIATIAGPADMTVGVDRLEGWCAALRTAGQPTDAVEHGDFTEAGGAAAATALLERHPDLDGLVVASDLMAAGALTVLAARGLRVPEDVAVVGYDDLGVAERTTPALTTMRNPIGEMAEQATRLVLDQLEDGRPGRAMRVLFPPALVRRASA